AGCCTCTGCTTTAGCCTTTTTATGCGACTCATCAAGAAATAGATTGTCTAGCGTGAAGATACATTCATTAAATATGTATCTCTCTACTGGCAAATCGTACTGCTCAACATATGCATTGATAGCGGCTATATCTAAGGCCAGTGGAACACATTGCTCGTATCGTCTAGATCGAGCAATGGTGTTATAGGCTGATAGAATAGTATTTGCTGTGAATGAATATTCAGGTGGTTCTATTTCAGGAAGGCCTAAGGCGTTCCTTTGCGCTTTTTCATGGTCCGAGAGCCCAGCATATCGACTGGAGAACTTGTAGAGGGTTGTGACTTTCCCACAACTTCAACCTTATAGGCATCAGCTTCAGTTTGAATCTGTTCTGCTTCATTTTTAACGAACAGCCAAATTGATAGTCCAACATCACCCATCCCTAAGAGCTTTAAAGCATTATCTGGATGATAACTAGGCTCGCTTCGGATAGATTCTCCTTCAGCATTAATTTCAAGGAAAACCACACCTTTCCAGTCTTCAATTAAATGACAAGCTGCTGCTTCTAGAACAAGCTCATGATAAAGCTTATCTCCCTTAGCGACACTTTTAACATCAAACCCTTTAGATGTTATTTGATGATTGGCACGCTCTAAGGCCACTTGATAAGGCTTATACCCAATACCACGCACCTTAAATTCTGCAAGAACATTCCCTTCTATATCCTTATATTCACGCCATAGGCTGACATCTTTATTGGTTTGAATATTGACTTCTAAAGCCATGTTGTTCTCCGGATAAAGGCAGCCTTACGCTACCATTTTGCTTAAGGCGCAATAACACGTGTAATCACGGGTGATACACGAACATGGTTGTAGTTAATGTCGATTGTGATGGTGTCATCGCCACCACCATCTGGATGAGGCGCCTCAGCAACTTCTAATTGTGGGAACTGGAAGGCATAACCATTGCCTGCACTGTCTTCAATTGAGAACTCTAAAGGCATCGTGTCACGTGTCTTAATAAAGTCGATATAGCTTGCTGATTGTGCCGAGAACATGTATTGAGTGTTAACGGTGATGTCTACAATCTTTTCTAAGTAAGTTGTTGCTGTGAGCTTTTGAGAACCAATACAACGAATCGCTTCCATATTGTTGTTGATGGATAGCTCAAGTGTCTGCATACAGGCGCTGCCGACTACGGTTTCACCATTAACTTTTAAGTCACCAACATTCAAAGCGGAAACAAGCACAGCTTCTGGAACTGGTAACGGCGAAGTAACAGGACTTGTTGTAGTTCGCTCAAACACGGTTCCCATTAGGCCAAATGTGGCAGTGATTTTTCCTGTTGTGGCAAGAGATAATGATGCTTCATTAACTCGAACACCACGGTAGATAAAGACTTGATTAATATCTGAGTAGACTTTGACGAATGTAAATGTTTTACGAACATCACCACCGAAGTTAAGAACATCACTGGCCCAGTTATTCATAGCAACAGCTGACCAGAAGTCATCAAACAAACCAACTGATAATTCAACTTCAAGTGAACCTGTAATTTCTGCTTCAGTAGCCATACCTCCCTGACGGAAACGGGTGTCTACAATGCTGTTAGAAGCTTCAGTTGTGACGTTTTCTGTTAAACCGTCTGTAACTCGTCGTATAGTCTTCCATCCTGGTGTAGTTGGTAAGACTTCTGGGGTTTGCTCCTCGGCATAATAGAGGCGGATCTTTGCACCAGAACTCATCTAAGTTCTCCTTAATTTTTAGGCATTAAAAAGCCCTCGAATTGAGGGCGTTGGATGTGTTATTTAAAAATAAATGTGGCTAGTAAAGTAAGCATGACTAGAAATGCTAAGAACCAGAATGAATTCTTCCAGTATTTAATCTTCTTGGCCATCACATCAATTACAGCTGAACTTTTATCCAAAGCTTCTCCGCAATCAAACACCATCTTTCTATAGTCTGAGTTTTGTTTTCTTAAATCCTTAGTACTATGCCAATTCTCAATAAGCATTCTTTGTTGTGATTGCATGCGGATAATTACTTCATCAACTAACTCACTATGGGTCATAGATTGCAATTCCTCGCGGACTTCTAAAAAGTCATCAACTTCCCGTCCATCCATAATTATTCACCTTGCGGCATTACTAAGCGCAATTGCCCCCTCACAGAGTTAAATGCTTGAAAGCAACGGCTTACAAAGTCTTGATAGTCATTGGATGAATTAGCAATTGCTTCAACTTTAGTTATTTGCTCTGAAAGCAATTTCTCTCCACCACTTGTGAGCCATTGATGCATTTTTTCACCATCACGTTTACTTGCTCTGATCTCAGCAAGAACCTCTTTTGGCATAATGATTCGATAAACCCACTTATTTGTTAAGTCGCCAAAAATTGCAGGTGATCCACCAATATGATTATTAAACTTTGTGCCTGTAACTTTTGCTAAAGCTTTATAGAAAGAATCTGGGAAACGTTTCTCCCAAGTGGACGCTTCTGGCAAGAGCATCAAACGCATCATATCTTGAACTGAAGGTGGAGCCTGACTAGTTCGAATAAGGTTATCAATTTGCTCATCACACCAAATTGCAAAATCAATATCTAACCATTGAGCAAAACGAACTGCTAGCTTTGGATGCAGCCAAGTTCCACCATTATTTCCTCGCTTAGTCTTCAAATAAGGGATTTTCCCGTATTTGCGTTCAAGTGCTTCTAAATACTTATTTGTTTCTGGTAAACGCACCCAATCATGGACCCGTTTATTAAATTTACTAGCAGCTTGTGTTGCATTAAACCAACCTTGATTATCAAAAGCTTGATCCTCATCTTCATACTTAATTTTTACAATTGCATTCATTGGTATGCTCCGACTACCCATAAATAAAAGTCACTGGCAAGAAGATGCAATGAGTAGTCGAATGACCATCTTCCTTTCGAACCGTCGCCCTAGCCAGTGGTTGCCTGAGATCAGGCAATAAAAAAGCCCTGCATTGCTGCAAGGCTTATTCTTTCAGTTGAAAAAATGGGTTTTTCTCCATTTTTCCTGTTTTGAAAACAAGAAAACCTGCCGCTATGGACAGGTTCGTTTAAAAGTAAATCTACTTTATTGGGTGTTTTAGGTGCCAAAACCTCTTTTCAGTAGCATTAAAAATGCAAAAACCCCGCATATCGCGAGGTCAAATTTAAAGTGGTTTTCTGTTAAGCATAGTCAACACCACTTTAGACAAAATACAATACAAATGGCGAATAAGTCAATTAACTCTATAATTTAAAATAATATTGTACTGCACAAAATCCTTATCAGTACCCACACGATTTACCTGTCCCTGCAAACACTCAAGATGACTAGAGGTAAAATATTCAAAATGACCAAGCAAAGCATCACTCAAAACAGTTAAATCTTTCTCTCCTGTATGTGGTCGAGCAAAACATTGAATATTGATCACTCCTGTTCTTCGGGTACATGGCGTATCAGCTAGTCCTGAGATAATGCTTGGACCACCAAGAATATTCAGCCGGCACCATAACCCATCAACAGGAACATTAAAATTTGGTGCATTGGGATACTGGATTCTATCTTGAGTCAGGCCTGTAAATAACTGCATCCGCCCGACGATGGCTTGTCTTGTTTGCTCAAGAGTCATTGCCATATTAACCACCGTATTTTTGAGAAATAAAGTTAAACGTCGTGCTATAGATACCTTGAGGTGCTTGATCAGACCAGCCATTTTCCAGTCGTTCTGCATAAGCTAGATTGTTCTGGATATAGACCAGATTTCCTAGCTTAATCCTTACTGCCTGAACTGCAGCATCCTGTACGGCGTTTGTTTCAGGACCGCGTTTACCAAAGTTACCAGATCCAATCGATACAATATGAGATGCACGATATGCACCCGTATCTACTGGACTTGAAACAACTAAGGACTGCACTGTATGCATGGTGATTTTCTGAATGAGTTTTTCAGCTCCCTTAACAACTGCTACGCTAAAGTCAGTTGGCTTTTTCCCCTTCCATCCCATCTCTCATCTCACTATTAATGCTTACCATTATCCCCTAAATATTTAGTAAAAAAACTCACCGAAGTGAGTATTAATTAAACATGTAAAATACTTAAATTAGTTCTTAATTGCCTTAAACGTTGTATTTTTTCAAATTTCTGTTGTTGGGCATTGTTTTGTTTTTTTGCATAGACCTCTGCTAATGCAACAAGCTGTTGTGTTGTACCATTTGCAACTTTCTTGTATTCAAAATACATTGAAGCTTCTTGTGACAAATCAAACCAATAATTAAAAAGTAATTCATAAATTTCCTTACTAGTTTCAGAAAATTTAATAGAAGCATCATCTATCTGATTAATTTCAGAACATTTAGTTGAAAAACTAGTGAGTTTTTGAAAAAAATTAGATCTAAATTCATAGAAATTATTTACCACTTCGAAATTTTCAACTTGAATGTTATAAAAATTATTAAATTCATCAAGAATATTAAGTAATTCTTTACTGATCTGTTCATTATTAATAGAAGCATGTTGCTGACGCCAATCACTAAATAACAGTAATGCTGTAACAGGTGCTAAAAAGTAAGCCAAGAGTGTTAACGAATCATTAAGTACATCATAAAATGCATTCGCATTAAATTGACTTGATAAATCAACTTTCAATACGAAACCAATAATGAAGTATGAGATGAAAAACATTAGTAACCAAAATATCGCTGAACTAATTTTTCCGTCTAAAGTTTTTTTTGCCATATATCCCCCTAATTTATAAGGGTATTAGAACAATTATTCAAACCTTTCTCAACTGGCATTTCCAAATCGTTTCGGCTGGATCTTGCTGAATATGCATGACTCGAAACTTCCCAAGAGGCGTAAACCACTCATCATCAATTTTCGGTACCAAAGTTACTTCATTCTGCACAACAACCGTTTTTTTATCGGTGGCCAAGACACCGAGCGTCTGGATCTCGTATTGATTGTATGAACCAAATAAGACACCACGGCCAGAATAATTCTCTTTGATGGTCTTGTGGGTTTCGGTCAGAGGATCCCATTCTGTTCTAATTATCCGCTCACACGTAAAGGATTGAACGGCATCTGCCAAATCTTCATTAAATGCCTCGGCAATATCCACCTGTAGTTCATCACGTAGGCCCATTAGATTTTCCTTATAAAGAATACAGAAGAACGTTTAGTGAAAGGTTTGATCAAATCCAAAATGTATTGCTCGGTAGCATTCAGCGTTACCGATCCATCTTGGTATTCCTTTTCTGACTCAACCGTATCGGCCTTAACCTTTTTACGTTTTAAGACCTGTTCCTGCCCTTGATAGAGATCACCTTTCATGATGCCCTTAATGATCTCGTATGAGGCTGTTTTTAGTGCCTGAGGCACTAGTGTCTCATCATCATAAGGTTTCACATTACGGGCGATCAGATAGGTTTCCGCCTTTTGAAGATAATCAGCCTTATCACTGGCAGATAAAGCATCAAAGCCTACAACATGTTCAATCGCTTCTTGTTCAGTGATAAAGCTCATGGATTATTCCTTAGGCTCTTGTGGGATAAGTGCGAGTAAATCGTCTTTACGGGTAACGCCGTCAAATGAAATGCCTTTTTCGGTCAATACAGCTTTGATTTCATCAACCTTTAAGGATGAATAATCAACAGATGTAGGACCATCTAAAGGATCAGGTATTCCTTTACCTTCATTGAGTTCTGCAATACGTGCTGTCATTGCTTCAGGATCATTCATGAATGCAATAAACTCACCTTTTACGCCAGCTAATTGCTCTTCTAGTTCATTCACTTTTTGTTGTGTCATTTGTCGTTCCCGTGCTCGGTTGAATGATGAAAGTCCCATTTCTGGATCTCCAAAAAAGATAAAGGCGGTATTACCCGCCTTTATTTGACCTTATGTTTAAACGCCACAATACGAATCTGCTTTGGATCGTATACGCGCTCCCAGTTATTTTCTGTTGAAAGGCCGCTGTTATTTGGGGCAATGCCCATTGCTCCCGACCATTTGATACCACGAGGATGTAGAACAAAATGACGGCGGTTAATCAGAATGTCGGAACCGGCTAAACTGTCACGGTCCGTTTCCACGCCTACTGGCGCTCCAATATCCTGAAAACCAATTGCACCTTGGCCAAACAGGAACGACGTAAATACATCACCATCGACAGGCATGCCGTCATCGACAATGACACGGCGATCCATAAAGGTTTTATAAAGCACCACACCATCTGCATCACGGACTGTTTCAATCAAGCCCTGCTTAGCCAATGCAGCCATCGTTGCTGAATGCATGGCAATTGCTGTTAATTTATCAACCGCATCGCCCAACTTATAAGAAGCATCGATAAAAGAAACACCATCAATCACTGCAGCAGCACCGGCACCAGCGGAAATATCATGAGTATTACTGGCCATGCTTGCAGAACCGAACACACCTTTAAGTGTATTCACAGTGAAACCTTGGAACTCTCGTGCCCAGTAATCAGCAACAAGATCACCAACGGCACCCAATGGATCATCACCAGACAATGCTTTGGCTAGGTCATTGGCACCCCAAGCTTTACCACGGGCATGTAAAATCGCAATATCCTGTCCCGCCGCAATGTTATTCACTGTCAAGGCCTGATTATCTGATAGGACTTCAGACTCACCGTCTAAATCGTTCCAGAATGGAATATTCACAGTAGAGCCGCCTTGGGTACCGAATGCCACCTCAACATCCAGTTCACCAACAATACCCGACTGCCATAAAGCAGATTTCTTGGTGGTTTTGTTTAAAACGTACTGAGTGAATAACTCTGGTACGATTACATCAGCAATTTTTGTTTCAGCCATGTGGCCTTCTCCTTAAAGTTTAATACCATGTTTTGCAGCAAGCTCTTTAGCTAACTGCGGATTTTCATTTCGTAATTGAGCGAGTTTGGTTAAGTTCACCGAGCCATCAGCTTTAGTGATGTCGACCTGAATTTTTGTATTGGTACTACCTGGTGAACCCGAACCATTTGCTTTTGGCCAGAAGTAAGGTTTTTGCTCGCGTAAGGTTTCGACCCATTCCTTAGGTGACAATGGCGTCTTGCCATCTTTCCCAATAACGACGTCGCCGTTTGTATCAACTGCAACAGCCTTGCCATTCTCATCGAGTACAAATTTGGATTGAGCTAGGAATGCAATATCTGCAGTCGCTTCAGGTAAGGCTTCAAGCTCGACAGCAGCTTGTACAATTTGACCTTGGACAACGGATTGCTTGAACTTATTGGCATAGGCTTCAGCCTTATCCGCACGTTCTTTTTCAGCATTCAGTAACTTGTCATGTTGTTCACGCATCTTCTCGGTACGCTTTTGAATGACTTCACCAACTTTGCCTTCAGCAATTAATTTCGCATCTTCATCGAGTTCTAATTGGGCAAACAGCTTTTTGACAATTTCAGGATCAATCCCCTCAAACCTTTTTTGTAGCTTCTGGAGTTCTTGTTTCGCATTCTTGGCGGCATCACGCTCGCTTTGTAATGCAGTCTTCAGACCTTTCGGATCTTCGTAACCATCCAAATCAAGGCGAAACTTCCCGTCCTCCTCGACATATAAGCCACGATGTTCCTCTTTAACGTCTTCTAGTAAAGCTACAATAAATGGTAATGACATGTTCAAACCTCTCGTTTGATTTGTTGGCCTTTTCTTAAGGCAATAAAAAACCGCCCGAAGGCGGTGTGTAAGTAAATGCGATTATTTCAACGCTAAAATAATCGCGATAATGACAATTCCAATGACTAATCCTAAATTGGTAATCGCCTGCATTAGTCCTGCTCGATCGGCACCTTTCTCGCTCATTTTTCCATCTACCTTTAACTCGGATTTTGATGTATGCTTATGCATAGTAATGTTTCTCCTTAACTTCCCAGTTGAGTTGATTCTAAAAAGCTCATGATTGCCGTCATGGGCTTTTTGCTTTATTGGTCACAGCAACTCTTACTGCTTCAAACTTTCAAATGGATTCAAAATGATTTCCCCTTGAAATGGCTAAGTACAATGGCTTTTTTTAGATAAAAAAAAGCCCCCGATAACGTGATTGCGTTACGAGAGCTTAGTTAAGTACCGGCCTATAGAAATTCCCTGATTTTAAATTCATCAGGGGTATTAAATAAGACTGTGGTTAAATCATGTTTAAATTTTTACCAATAGTACTCCTAAGCTATGCATATTCTCGTTCGCAATCAAAATTTTCTAATTAATTAGATTCATATTCGATAGGTTTGACGAGCTGATAGCATAGAAGTTCTCTAGTGGTTAAATAGGGTGATCTCCATACAATATACTATTTTCATTAATTTTCAATAAGCTTTTGAAAAAAATACTCCGTTACATGGTGTTTATGAAATCAATCAAACCTTATGATCGCCTTGCTGCTGAAATTCCATTTCCTGCTTTTTACTAAACTCAAGTGAATCTTGAATCATGCCCTCAGTGATCTGAAAAAGCCGAGTCAGTTCTTTAAATACGGATTCAGGTACGTTATACACCTTACCCACATATTCAATAACTCTCTCTTGCTTATGCTGGATTGCATCAAGCATTGCAGCAATATCGGAAACTTGCTCATAAGCGAGTGCAAAGCCTTCGGCAACATCGCTTGCGTCATAGGCTTGATTTTTAATTCCTATCTGTATCATACTGTTCATCGTTACATTTCCTATGTGACAAATTAAAAGCCCTTTGATTCCGCCAAGTTTCGTGAGGGCTTTTTTATTGCCTGAATTACGCATTGTGGTTTCCTAATAGCTTTGAAAGCTTGGTTAACCCCTTTGGTGTCACTCTCACTTGCTCTGTGATTTTATTTGAGCCATCTCCACGGGTAATTTCAGTTACCTTATGTTCTAAGTACCCAGACTGAACTTTTTCTTGGTAGCCCAAGTAATGTGCTGAGCCTGTGCGTTTATAAATCCACTGTTTTTGATTCAGCCATGAGATCAGATCTTTTGGTCGCATTTGTAATGCTTTCGCCGTATCTGTAAGGCACAAGCTACCGTCTGCTGTCGCAATACGATCGAAAGCTTCAACTGTTGGCTGCATAACCTCTACTTGCTGCTCTAGTTCAATCACTTTTTCTGAATACGTGAGTAAGGCATTTCGTAAAGCATGTGGATCTGCCAATAGTTTCATTGGATCAATTGGTTTAGCAACTTGAGCTTCAAGCTCCTGCCAACGGTCTACTAAGCGAGCTGTAAACTCTGGGCAAAGTTGAGCAACTACAATAATGCTGTCTCGTTTACCTTGTTCGCCTGTGAATACGAAAAATGTACTTGGTCGACCTGCTGTAGGCTTTTCCTCAATTTGAGGAGAAGTAATAACACCTTGGTTTACAAGAGTTTCAATAGTACGCTTAACATTATCATGACGTTTTTCTACAAGTTCAGAAATTTCTAAACTTGTCATTGATTGAGTTAACAGTGGGATAATTGCATTCATGCTTTTACCTCTTGAGGCTGGTTAATCATTAACTCGACTGCCTTATTGATTAAATAATTCATTGAGCGTTCTTCTTGCTGAGCTTTCACTTTCAGCTTCCTATGTAAGTCAGCATCAAGCCGACCTTTGATATAAACAAATTCTTTGGGGTTCATGTTCCCTCCAATGCCACAAAATGTGGCTTTTAATTAATATAGCCACACTTTGTGGTAATGTAAATAAGTTAACTAAAACATTTGCCACATTTTGTGGCTTTCGAGGTCATTCATGAGTAACCAAGCTGATCACACCATCGTTCGATTACGTGTTCCGCCTGATTTAAAAGAAAAAATTGAAAAATCTGCTGAAGAAAATAACCGTTCACAAAGTGCTGAAATGGTTTCTAGACTTGAGGAAAGCTTTCCCCCAACTAATCATCAAGAAGCATATAAAAGATATATAAACAAAAGAATTCTGAATCTGACTTACACAATTGAACGTCTTGAACTTCAGATCGGTAATGTTAATTATTTAATAAAAGCCCACACTCAAGATACTGAGAAAGCTAATAAGTGGAATACTATTAAAGAATTTATGATATTAGAAAGAGATACTGCTATAGAGAATTTGAAGAAATTATATAGTGAAGATATTGACAATATAAATATGAAATCACTTGATGATGAAACAAAGGATCTTTT
This genomic stretch from Acinetobacter sp. C32I harbors:
- a CDS encoding phage tail tube protein, which encodes MSSGAKIRLYYAEEQTPEVLPTTPGWKTIRRVTDGLTENVTTEASNSIVDTRFRQGGMATEAEITGSLEVELSVGLFDDFWSAVAMNNWASDVLNFGGDVRKTFTFVKVYSDINQVFIYRGVRVNEASLSLATTGKITATFGLMGTVFERTTTSPVTSPLPVPEAVLVSALNVGDLKVNGETVVGSACMQTLELSINNNMEAIRCIGSQKLTATTYLEKIVDITVNTQYMFSAQSASYIDFIKTRDTMPLEFSIEDSAGNGYAFQFPQLEVAEAPHPDGGGDDTITIDINYNHVRVSPVITRVIAP
- a CDS encoding KilA-N domain-containing protein, which gives rise to MNAIVKIKYEDEDQAFDNQGWFNATQAASKFNKRVHDWVRLPETNKYLEALERKYGKIPYLKTKRGNNGGTWLHPKLAVRFAQWLDIDFAIWCDEQIDNLIRTSQAPPSVQDMMRLMLLPEASTWEKRFPDSFYKALAKVTGTKFNNHIGGSPAIFGDLTNKWVYRIIMPKEVLAEIRASKRDGEKMHQWLTSGGEKLLSEQITKVEAIANSSNDYQDFVSRCFQAFNSVRGQLRLVMPQGE
- a CDS encoding HK97 gp10 family phage protein, with the protein product MGWKGKKPTDFSVAVVKGAEKLIQKITMHTVQSLVVSSPVDTGAYRASHIVSIGSGNFGKRGPETNAVQDAAVQAVRIKLGNLVYIQNNLAYAERLENGWSDQAPQGIYSTTFNFISQKYGG
- a CDS encoding glutamate 5-kinase, whose protein sequence is MGLRDELQVDIAEAFNEDLADAVQSFTCERIIRTEWDPLTETHKTIKENYSGRGVLFGSYNQYEIQTLGVLATDKKTVVVQNEVTLVPKIDDEWFTPLGKFRVMHIQQDPAETIWKCQLRKV
- a CDS encoding HeH/LEM domain-containing protein, coding for MGLSSFNRARERQMTQQKVNELEEQLAGVKGEFIAFMNDPEAMTARIAELNEGKGIPDPLDGPTSVDYSSLKVDEIKAVLTEKGISFDGVTRKDDLLALIPQEPKE
- a CDS encoding major capsid protein, with product MAETKIADVIVPELFTQYVLNKTTKKSALWQSGIVGELDVEVAFGTQGGSTVNIPFWNDLDGESEVLSDNQALTVNNIAAGQDIAILHARGKAWGANDLAKALSGDDPLGAVGDLVADYWAREFQGFTVNTLKGVFGSASMASNTHDISAGAGAAAVIDGVSFIDASYKLGDAVDKLTAIAMHSATMAALAKQGLIETVRDADGVVLYKTFMDRRVIVDDGMPVDGDVFTSFLFGQGAIGFQDIGAPVGVETDRDSLAGSDILINRRHFVLHPRGIKWSGAMGIAPNNSGLSTENNWERVYDPKQIRIVAFKHKVK
- a CDS encoding phage antirepressor KilAC domain-containing protein — encoded protein: MNAIIPLLTQSMTSLEISELVEKRHDNVKRTIETLVNQGVITSPQIEEKPTAGRPSTFFVFTGEQGKRDSIIVVAQLCPEFTARLVDRWQELEAQVAKPIDPMKLLADPHALRNALLTYSEKVIELEQQVEVMQPTVEAFDRIATADGSLCLTDTAKALQMRPKDLISWLNQKQWIYKRTGSAHYLGYQEKVQSGYLEHKVTEITRGDGSNKITEQVRVTPKGLTKLSKLLGNHNA
- a CDS encoding toxin-antitoxin system HicB family antitoxin, with amino-acid sequence MNPKEFVYIKGRLDADLHRKLKVKAQQEERSMNYLINKAVELMINQPQEVKA